The nucleotide window AATATTCTATTCCAATTCCCTCTTTAAGAATTTCCCTGTCAGGCTTTTCTTAGACTTCACAATTTCCTCAGGAGTTCCCTGTGCAACGATCTGTCCGCCATGTTTTCCTCCCTCAGGTCCAACATCAATAATATGGTCGGCTAATTTGATCACATCCATATTATGTTCAATGATGATGAATGAGTTTCCAAGTTCTACCAATTGATTAATAGCATCCATAAGGATTTTTACGTCTTCGAAATGCAATCCTGTTGTTGGTTCATCAAGGATATAAAGGGTGTTTCCGGTTTGTCTTTTTGCCAGTTCGGTTGCCAACTTGATACGCTGTGCTTCACCTCCTGAAAGAGTTGTGGACTGCTGCCCAAGGGTAATATATCCTAATCCTACATCCTGCAATGTTTTCACTTTTGAAAAAATCTTAGGAATCGGCTGGAAGAAATCTACCGCTTCATCAATCGTCATATCCAGTACATCAGAAATCGATTTTCCTTTGTAACGGACTTCCAGAGTTTCCCTGTTGAAGCGTTTTCCGTTACATGTTTCGCAATGAACATACACGTCCGGAAGGAAATTCATTTCAATCACTTTCAATCCTCCACCCTGACAGGTTTCGCATCTCCCGCCTTTCACGTTGAAAGAGAATCTTCCCGGTTTATATCCCCGGATTTTACTTTCCGGCAGTTCAGCAAAAAGATTTCGGATATCCGTAAACATTCCGGTATAGGTTGCCGGGTTTGAACGTGGAGTTCTTCCAATTGGTGTCTGATCTACGTCTACAATTTTATCGATATTCTCTAATCCTTCAATTTTTTTGTAAGGTAACGGCTCCTGAACCGCTCTGTAGAAATGTTTGTTTAGGATTGGATACAAAGTTCCATTAATCAGAGACGATTTTCCGCTTCCTGAAATTCCGGTTACAACAACCAGTTTTCCAAGAGGAATATCCAGGGTTACATTTTTAAGATTGTTTCCTGTAGCTCCTTTTAATACAATATTTTTACCGCTTCCTGCTCTTCTTACTGCAGGAATTTCAATCTTTCTTTTACCATTGATATATTGAGCCGTGATGGTATCTGCTTTCACCAGATCTTTCGGTTTCCCCTGCCAAAGGATCTCTCCACCGAATTTTCCGGCTTTAGGACCAATATCCAACACCTCATCGGCTTCCAGAATCATGTCTTTATCATGTTCTACCACCAATACAGAGTTTCCGATATCTCTGAGGTTTTTCAGTGAGTTGATCAGCCTTTCATTATCTCTCTGGTGAAGTCCGATGCTTGGTTCATCAAGGATATATAAAACATTCACCAGCTGAGATCCGATCTGTGTTGCCAGACGGATTCTCTGTGATTCTCCTCCTGAAAGGGTTTTTGAACTTCTGCTCAGACTTAAATAATCCAACCCTACATCCAGCAAAAACTGAAGCCTGGTTTCGATTTCTTTTAAGATCTCATGAGCGATGATTTTATTTTTTTCTGAGAATTTATCTTTAACATCAGCCAGCCAGTCTTTTAAATCCGCTAAGCTTAAAGCATTGACTTCTGCAATGTTTTTTCCATCAATTTTAAAACTTAAACTTGAAGGCTGAAGGCGGGTGCCACTACATTCCGGGCAGGTTTCTTCTGTCGTAAAATGTCTTTCCAATAAAACAGCTTCATATGAGTCTCTGTCATCAATAATCTCCTCCATGAAAGCAATCAGACCATCGAAACCTATTTTTATTTTTTTGGTAATTCCGGCGTATTTCAGATCTTTATTGAACTCTTTATGACATCCATTGTAGATATAATCCAGTGCTTCTTCCGGAATATCTTTTAAAGGTGTTGTTAATCCCAATCCGAAAATCTCAAGGATGTTTTTAATCTGTGACAGTATCCATTTGTTAGATTTGATATCTTCCAATGGTAATAATCCTCCCTGATTAATGGATAGTTTTGGATTGTCTACGAAATAATCTGTATTGATCTTTTTGATGGTTCCCAACCCTTTACAGTTCGGACAGCTTCCTTTCGGTGAGTTGAATGAAAAAGTATTTGGTTCAGGCAGTGCCAGAGAGTGTCCGGTTTCTGCATCCATCAGGTTTTTCGAAAAGTACTCAATATCTGTACTTCCCAGCTTCTGGATACCGATAATTCCTTCTCCCATTTCCATTGCGGTACGCAATGATTTCTCCATCCTGCTTTCTGAGGCATTTTCCCCGATGATCCAACGGTCAATGACAATATCAATATCGTGGGTTTTATAACGGTCAAGTTTTAAATCATATTCAATATCCTGCAGCTCACCGTCAATTCTTGCCTGTCCATATCCTTTTTTAGCCATCTGAACAAAAAGTTCATGATAATGCCCTTTTCTGGAACGCACCACTGGTGCCAAAAGCATGATCTTCTCCTTTTTATAATTTTCTTTGATGGTTTCCAGAATCTGCTCTTCGGTATAACTCACCAATTTCTGTCCTGTAGACAGAGAGTAAGCATCCGAAACTCTTGCATACAGTAGACGCAGAAAGTCATACAACTCGGTAACCGTTCCTACGGTAGAACGCGGATTTTTATTGGTGGTCTTCTGCTCAATGGCTATAACTGGAGAAAGTCCTTCAATTTTGTCTACATCAGGACGCTCCAATCCGCCCAGAAACTGGCGTGCATAAGCAGAGAATGTTTCAATATAACGACGCTGGCCTTCTGCAAAAATGGTATCAAAAGCCAATGATGATTTTCCACTTCCGGAAAGGCCGGTAATCACGACCAATTCGTTGCGTGGAATTTTTACGTTAATATTTTTAAGGTTATGTTCACGTGCCCCGTAAACTTCTATATATTCTGTTGATTTACTCATAATTTGGGGTGACTTTGCCAGAAAATCACAACGTGCAAAAATACGAAATTTTATAGACTTTTTTTGAATATAAAAGGGATAAAAGTTTCATAAAAAATTCTTAGTTTTTGTTAATGGAGTAAATAAGAAATTGTTGAATTTCTACAGAATGATTTATATATTTTGGCTAAAGCCATTTGAAAATATGATCTATTAAAAAACGGGCTAAAGCCCGTTTCTATTGATATTATTCAAAAATGCCATAATTAATACGGCATTTATATTTTAAACTGATTTATTTTCTTTAAAGATTACATATCCTGGAAATCAACATCTTCATTGGTAATCCTTACGATATACTCGATTCCGTCGATGGCCTTGGCTATGATCTGATTTCTGATGATATTGGCCATATTTTCCCAGTAGGCTCTTCCATAGAAGGAATAATTCTGAGGAACGATCTCTACTTCAACGGTTCTTACGAAACCTTCTTTTGGTTTGTTGCTGATCATTGTCCCCCTTCTTACCCTTACTTCTTTTACCTCATCTTTCAGAATCATACGGCAGTAATTTTTAACATCTTCCAAAGAGATAATTTTATCTCTGGTTGTCAGCGCGTATTTATAGGCCTGGATACTGTCAGTACCTTTCTGTTCTTCAGCTCCCCCTAAAGTTTCGGTAAGCAACACAACGGTTTGTGACTTCAACTGGTTGGAAAGTTCAGTTCCCGGGCGCATATGATTAGCCAGAGTGCAGTGTGTTACCCAAAAAGAGGCATAAGTATGGTCTGTTTTTTCTACAGGTTCCATGATCACGTAGTTCAATTCCTGTCTGATATTCCTTTTGGCATTATTGACTTTCTGAACCATAGATTTCATTTTATCTGACATTTCGCTGAGAACTCCTTTTACATTATCCCTGTTCAAAAGGGAAAATGCAGCAATTTCATCCCTTGTCAGTTCCAGAACATTGGCAATCATATCAACGGCATTTCTGCTGGTGAAGCGTTCCATACCTCCCTTTCTTACAGTGTATAACCCTTTTTTAAGATCATCAGCCGGCGTGAAAGGGATTTCAGTATATTTCCTTCCGTCACCGTCCTGCACTTCATCTACATACAGGAAATGCTCCCCTTCATCTGTTACCAAAGGAATATTATTCCCCATGATATCAAGGCTGTATTCTGTTTTTTTCCAGCCTCTGTTATATATCGGGAAAGCGTTCAGAACAAAGGAAAAATTGTCAAGGATTTCTGCTGAAAATTGTGGTGGAAACTCAAAAGTAAGCCACAGATAACGTTTGTTATCCAGGAATTTAGTGATTTCTTCTTTTCCTGCCAGGAAATCAAGGTTTTGCGGAAGCTCTCCCGGTTCTGAAAACAGGCTTTGGGAGATTCCTGTTACTTCAATAAATTTATGGCGGTATATGCTTTTAATATCTTCAATAACCTTATTTCTGATGGACTGCTCTTTGAACATCTGTTCGTAGCCATCCGAATGACTTTCTGTGAGATAGCTTAATCCTTCTCTTACAAATAATGGATTACCGTTGCTAGAAACCGTGATGTAAGGTAGTAATTTGTATACAAAATCAAGATGCTCAAAAGCCGGATTGGAGCAGAAAATGCTCAGATATTTCGGAAAGTTCTCACTCACATATTTACTTACATCTACTCCTATTGTGATTTTTCTGTAATCTTCAGGTCTGCCCTGAAATCTTGCAATAGGAATTTTATTGAATCGGTCGTCAATACTGTAACAGGTATTTCCAACAAACATAATGGACGTGTGAACTTTGTTGATTCTCACATTTCCTACAGGAGTAAAAGGAATGTTCAGCTGCTTGTCTGACTCTGATTTTACAGTGGATGTCATCTGTTTACGGAAGAAGAATTCTGTATGTTCCAGTAAAATTTCAGAAGACTCATAAGGTTGTGTAAAAGCCACGGAATGAGCCGGGATAGGATGTGTGTAAATAGAAGGTGTAAGCAGTTTTGCCAGCTTTTCCAATATACGGGCATTTACTGTCTGTATTTCATTATTCGCTTTGAAAACTTCTGTACTGAATGCATCTATCAGCAGTTTTACAAAAGGATCTAAAGACTGCGGGCTTCTCAATCCCCATACTTTAGTTGCATTCTGCAGCATTCTTGCTTTTACAGATTCTTTGGAATAAATATTCTGATCTAAATTCATAATTTTCTTTCGCTGTTAAAAATATTAATCAATAGACATTGGACTTAGAAACAGTTCCGTTGAAAAACTGAAACGTTCTCCTGTTTCTTCCATTTTTGCATTGATGGCAATTCTTACTTTCTTTTTAATTTCGGTGTGTTCTTTAGTATCGTAGCTGTGCTCTACAAATTGTATATGAGCATCAATCTGCGGGTTCACGATTCTTGGTTCATATTCCTGAATCTGCCTTCTTAAGCTTTTGATAAAAACGCTTTCCCAGATGGCGCTTGTAACTCCATTATCAAATTCAAGGTTCCAGACATCGTTTCCATAGTTTTCATCATATCTGTTCTCCCCTTTTTTGGTGGTGATCAGCAGCATAATATTGTGGGCAATACTTTCCCCCATATCGCAGGTATCGATACTTCCGCCTTCGGTCATTAAAGTAGACGGTACGAAAGGCATTCTGTAATTTGGTGTATCCATAACTTATTGTTTTTACTTCATGGTCCTGTTTAAAAACGAAATACCAAAATACGCATTTTCGGCAAATAACGGCTACAATACTTTAAAATATTATTGAAAAAATAAGGGCCTTAAACCTGAATTGAAAGCCCTGAATATTCTATATTTCTTTTCTCCTGTATTCTATTTTTACTGATCTGCCTTTTTACGGTTGATAAAATAATACACCGGAAGCCCGAGTAATACCAGTATAAAGCCAGGCCATGTATATTGCTGTTTGTAAATCAGCAATAAGATACAAAAACAGGTTCCTATCAAAAGGTAAATAACAGGCGTTACCGGATAAAGCCACGTCTTATAAGGTCTTTCCAGTTCCGGTTGTTTCATTCTTAAGTAAATAACTCCAAAAACCGTAATCATATAGAACAGAACAATCACGAAAGAGATCATATCCAATAAATTTCCGTACTGCCCGCTCAGGCATAAAATAGAAGCCCAAACTCCCTGCATCCAAAGTGCATTTTCAGGAACTTCATTTTTATTGTTTTGTACTGCCGATTTAAAGAACATACCGTCTTTTGCCATCGTCTGGAAAACTCTGGCTCCTGCCAGAATGAGTCCGTTATTGCATCCAAATGTGGAAATCATTACCAATAAGGCAATAATAATGGTTCCTGCACTTCCAAATATATTCTGAGAGGCTGCTACCGCTACCCTGTCATTGGCTGCAAATGCAATGCTATCCCTGTCAAGCGCATTCAGATAGACATAGTTTACAGCAATATAAAGAATCATCACAGCAGAAGTACCGTAAATCATCGATTTTACTACATTTTTTTTAGGATTTTCAATTTCACCGGAAACAAAGGTCACACTTTCCCAGGCAACAGAACTGAAAACAGAACCTACCATGGCAGCAGCAATTCCCCCAAGAAGAGTCATTCCTCCTATTGGTTCCCAGCCTTCTTTCAGGAAATTACCACTCAGATCTTTTTTAAGATTATTAAAAGAATCCGTTCCCCAGCTGAAGTTTTCTGATAAATGAGAAACATCTACCAGAATAAAACCAGCAGCAATTAAGCCTAATAATGCTATAATTTTGGAACCTGTAAAGATATTCTGAAGGATTTTACCACTTTCTACTCCCCTGGTATTAATATAGGTAAGCAATAAAATCACTCCAATCGCCAGAATCTGGATCCATGTAATTTTAAATTCACCACTTTGAAATATTGGTGCGGCATCATTCAATGACGGAACTAAATAAGCGGTAAATTTTCCAAAAGCCATCGCCACCGCTGCAATAGTTCCGGTTTGTATTACCGTAAACAGACCCCATCCGTAAAGAAATCCCATTTTTTTTCCGAAAATCTCTTTCAGATAAGTGTATTGTCCTCCGGCCTTGGGAAACAGGGCAGACAGTTCACCGTAGCTTATTGCTGCTGCTACCGTCATTATTCCTGTAATCACCCATACGATAATCACCCAAAATCCTGTCCCCAGATTTCGCATCATATCAGCACTTACAATAAAGATCCCGCTTCCAATCATCGATCCCATCACCAGCATGATGGCATCCCATAGTTTCAGTTTTTTCTGCATAGTCAAGTATAGGATTCAAATATAATCAAATCTGCCGTTGATTTTCAAATTTGTTGAAAATTCCTTAAAAACAACTGCTTTTTGCCATTTTTTATTTCGTTATGATTCAATTTTAATTAGTATTTTTGGAAAAATTTTTAACATGAAATTCAAAACAATATTATTTTGTGTAGCATTAACAGTTTCTTCATTAACATTTGCCCAATCCGGTCCTCCGGAAGGAAAAGCTTTGGTAGGTGATACTTATGGAGCTCAGGTAAGTTCATCCGCTGAATCCAAAGCGATCACAGTAGATAAATTGAACAAAAAGCTCAAAAAAGACAATAAAAAAGTGGAGAATGTTGCTGTTAAAGGCAAGGTAACCGATGTCTGCGACAAAAAAGGCTGCTGGCTTACCATACAGACGGAAGACAATTCTAAGTTTTTTGTGAAAATGAAAGATTATGCGTTCTTCGTTCCTACCGCTTTAAAAGGGAAAAATGTAGTATTGGAAGGGAATGCTGAGAGAAAAGTAACTTCTGTAAATGAGCAGAAACATTATGCGGAAGATGCTAAAAAACCTCAGTCTGAAATTGATGCGATCACTCAGCCTAAAGAAGAAATCAGATTTGTAGCAAATGGAATTAAAGTGGTTAACTAAACTTTAT belongs to Chryseobacterium gleum and includes:
- the uvrA gene encoding excinuclease ABC subunit UvrA, translating into MSKSTEYIEVYGAREHNLKNINVKIPRNELVVITGLSGSGKSSLAFDTIFAEGQRRYIETFSAYARQFLGGLERPDVDKIEGLSPVIAIEQKTTNKNPRSTVGTVTELYDFLRLLYARVSDAYSLSTGQKLVSYTEEQILETIKENYKKEKIMLLAPVVRSRKGHYHELFVQMAKKGYGQARIDGELQDIEYDLKLDRYKTHDIDIVIDRWIIGENASESRMEKSLRTAMEMGEGIIGIQKLGSTDIEYFSKNLMDAETGHSLALPEPNTFSFNSPKGSCPNCKGLGTIKKINTDYFVDNPKLSINQGGLLPLEDIKSNKWILSQIKNILEIFGLGLTTPLKDIPEEALDYIYNGCHKEFNKDLKYAGITKKIKIGFDGLIAFMEEIIDDRDSYEAVLLERHFTTEETCPECSGTRLQPSSLSFKIDGKNIAEVNALSLADLKDWLADVKDKFSEKNKIIAHEILKEIETRLQFLLDVGLDYLSLSRSSKTLSGGESQRIRLATQIGSQLVNVLYILDEPSIGLHQRDNERLINSLKNLRDIGNSVLVVEHDKDMILEADEVLDIGPKAGKFGGEILWQGKPKDLVKADTITAQYINGKRKIEIPAVRRAGSGKNIVLKGATGNNLKNVTLDIPLGKLVVVTGISGSGKSSLINGTLYPILNKHFYRAVQEPLPYKKIEGLENIDKIVDVDQTPIGRTPRSNPATYTGMFTDIRNLFAELPESKIRGYKPGRFSFNVKGGRCETCQGGGLKVIEMNFLPDVYVHCETCNGKRFNRETLEVRYKGKSISDVLDMTIDEAVDFFQPIPKIFSKVKTLQDVGLGYITLGQQSTTLSGGEAQRIKLATELAKRQTGNTLYILDEPTTGLHFEDVKILMDAINQLVELGNSFIIIEHNMDVIKLADHIIDVGPEGGKHGGQIVAQGTPEEIVKSKKSLTGKFLKRELE
- a CDS encoding type VI secretion system baseplate subunit TssF; its protein translation is MNLDQNIYSKESVKARMLQNATKVWGLRSPQSLDPFVKLLIDAFSTEVFKANNEIQTVNARILEKLAKLLTPSIYTHPIPAHSVAFTQPYESSEILLEHTEFFFRKQMTSTVKSESDKQLNIPFTPVGNVRINKVHTSIMFVGNTCYSIDDRFNKIPIARFQGRPEDYRKITIGVDVSKYVSENFPKYLSIFCSNPAFEHLDFVYKLLPYITVSSNGNPLFVREGLSYLTESHSDGYEQMFKEQSIRNKVIEDIKSIYRHKFIEVTGISQSLFSEPGELPQNLDFLAGKEEITKFLDNKRYLWLTFEFPPQFSAEILDNFSFVLNAFPIYNRGWKKTEYSLDIMGNNIPLVTDEGEHFLYVDEVQDGDGRKYTEIPFTPADDLKKGLYTVRKGGMERFTSRNAVDMIANVLELTRDEIAAFSLLNRDNVKGVLSEMSDKMKSMVQKVNNAKRNIRQELNYVIMEPVEKTDHTYASFWVTHCTLANHMRPGTELSNQLKSQTVVLLTETLGGAEEQKGTDSIQAYKYALTTRDKIISLEDVKNYCRMILKDEVKEVRVRRGTMISNKPKEGFVRTVEVEIVPQNYSFYGRAYWENMANIIRNQIIAKAIDGIEYIVRITNEDVDFQDM
- a CDS encoding GPW/gp25 family protein; protein product: MDTPNYRMPFVPSTLMTEGGSIDTCDMGESIAHNIMLLITTKKGENRYDENYGNDVWNLEFDNGVTSAIWESVFIKSLRRQIQEYEPRIVNPQIDAHIQFVEHSYDTKEHTEIKKKVRIAINAKMEETGERFSFSTELFLSPMSID
- a CDS encoding APC family permease, translating into MQKKLKLWDAIMLVMGSMIGSGIFIVSADMMRNLGTGFWVIIVWVITGIMTVAAAISYGELSALFPKAGGQYTYLKEIFGKKMGFLYGWGLFTVIQTGTIAAVAMAFGKFTAYLVPSLNDAAPIFQSGEFKITWIQILAIGVILLLTYINTRGVESGKILQNIFTGSKIIALLGLIAAGFILVDVSHLSENFSWGTDSFNNLKKDLSGNFLKEGWEPIGGMTLLGGIAAAMVGSVFSSVAWESVTFVSGEIENPKKNVVKSMIYGTSAVMILYIAVNYVYLNALDRDSIAFAANDRVAVAASQNIFGSAGTIIIALLVMISTFGCNNGLILAGARVFQTMAKDGMFFKSAVQNNKNEVPENALWMQGVWASILCLSGQYGNLLDMISFVIVLFYMITVFGVIYLRMKQPELERPYKTWLYPVTPVIYLLIGTCFCILLLIYKQQYTWPGFILVLLGLPVYYFINRKKADQ
- a CDS encoding DUF4920 domain-containing protein — translated: MKFKTILFCVALTVSSLTFAQSGPPEGKALVGDTYGAQVSSSAESKAITVDKLNKKLKKDNKKVENVAVKGKVTDVCDKKGCWLTIQTEDNSKFFVKMKDYAFFVPTALKGKNVVLEGNAERKVTSVNEQKHYAEDAKKPQSEIDAITQPKEEIRFVANGIKVVN